One genomic segment of Pseudomonas sp. RU47 includes these proteins:
- a CDS encoding META domain-containing protein, with translation MKRFALTALVGAGLVGCAAEPVQLQQNRSYILEWIGERPLMDYSHLTVTLGDDGRAYGNGGCNHWFAPYTLDGDKLTFGKIGKTRKLCAPALMEQEQRFLQALEHVQRWDISPIEQMRFWPAEGKPLRWWLEEG, from the coding sequence ATGAAACGCTTTGCCCTGACCGCGCTGGTCGGTGCCGGCCTGGTGGGATGCGCTGCGGAGCCGGTGCAACTGCAACAGAACCGCAGCTACATTCTGGAATGGATCGGTGAGCGACCACTGATGGATTACAGCCATCTGACGGTGACCCTGGGCGATGATGGCCGCGCCTATGGCAACGGTGGCTGCAACCATTGGTTCGCGCCGTACACGCTGGACGGTGACAAGCTGACTTTCGGCAAGATCGGCAAGACTCGCAAACTGTGCGCCCCGGCGCTGATGGAGCAGGAGCAGCGCTTCCTGCAGGCGCTGGAGCATGTCCAGCGCTGGGACATCTCGCCGATCGAACAGATGCGCTTCTGGCCGGCAGAAGGCAAGCCGTTGCGCTGGTGGCTGGAAGAGGGTTAA
- the arsC gene encoding arsenate reductase (glutaredoxin) (This arsenate reductase requires both glutathione and glutaredoxin to convert arsenate to arsenite, after which the efflux transporter formed by ArsA and ArsB can extrude the arsenite from the cell, providing resistance.): MTDLTLYHNPRCSKSRGALELLEARGLTPNVVRYLETPLTAAQIKALLGKLGISARQLLRTGEDEYKMLQLADESLSEAQLIDAIAQHPKLMERPIFEVGDKAVIGRPPENILELLP, encoded by the coding sequence ATGACCGATCTGACGCTTTATCACAATCCGCGCTGCTCGAAATCCCGCGGCGCGCTGGAACTTCTTGAAGCCCGCGGCCTGACCCCGAACGTCGTGCGTTACCTCGAAACCCCGCTGACTGCAGCGCAAATCAAGGCCCTGCTCGGCAAGCTCGGGATCAGCGCACGCCAGTTGCTGCGCACTGGGGAAGATGAATACAAAATGCTTCAACTGGCTGACGAAAGCCTCAGCGAAGCGCAATTGATCGACGCCATCGCTCAGCACCCGAAACTGATGGAGCGACCGATTTTCGAAGTCGGCGACAAAGCCGTGATCGGTCGCCCACCGGAAAATATCCTGGAGT
- a CDS encoding TlpA disulfide reductase family protein: protein MTRRLAAALTIIGALMLGGCGNDYGIDQNGQKVASERLDKQWVVLNYWAEWCGPCRTEIPELNHLADELKSKNVGVFGVNFDNVQGVELKDASEKLGIKFTVLAQDPAELFELPRSEALPVTYIIDNNGKVREQLMGEQTAAGVMAKLEALQATK, encoded by the coding sequence ATGACACGGCGATTGGCAGCGGCATTGACGATAATCGGGGCGTTGATGCTGGGGGGCTGCGGCAATGATTACGGTATCGACCAGAACGGCCAGAAAGTGGCGTCCGAGCGTTTGGACAAGCAATGGGTGGTGCTGAACTACTGGGCCGAATGGTGTGGTCCGTGCCGCACCGAGATCCCGGAGCTCAACCATTTGGCTGATGAGCTCAAGAGCAAGAACGTAGGCGTCTTCGGGGTGAACTTCGACAATGTGCAGGGTGTGGAACTGAAAGACGCCAGCGAGAAGCTGGGCATCAAGTTCACCGTGCTGGCGCAGGATCCGGCGGAGCTGTTCGAGTTGCCGCGCAGTGAGGCATTGCCGGTGACGTACATCATCGACAACAACGGCAAGGTGCGTGAGCAGTTGATGGGCGAACAGACGGCGGCGGGGGTGATGGCGAAGCTGGAGGCGTTGCAAGCGACCAAGTAA